From one Musa acuminata AAA Group cultivar baxijiao chromosome BXJ2-6, Cavendish_Baxijiao_AAA, whole genome shotgun sequence genomic stretch:
- the LOC103975131 gene encoding probable L-type lectin-domain containing receptor kinase S.5 — translation MAGGAHYCLPTFAVSLLFLLVLHLPTTHSLSSGNVPVFFPSFTNVVNGTDVVLLKDAGVGQGALQITPDTLNQIGYLANKSGRVLLPMPFKLWEDVPATNGTNATTRYVASFNTTFTINIYRPNGTTPGEGFAFVIVPSLDAPPPGSEGRYLGLTNASLDGDPSNHLVAVELDTVKESFDPDDNHVGLDVNSVVSNVTANLTAFGIEIAPVNATNYTVWVDYDGAARHIRVYMSVAGKQKLSLPVLSAPLDLSDVVLQNSYFGFAASTGTTYQLNCVLAWNLTVEKLSDDDDGTPAWKLGVIIAAPVAFVALMVGLVVGLYMRRRKVSDDPSMLVAGTLKSLPGTPREFEFRELRKATNNFDEKMKLGQGGFGVVYRGVLQGENKEVAVKMFSRGSHGQDDFLKELTIINRLRHKHLVPLVGWCHTKGMLLLVYDYMPNGSLDQHLHGGRDRPLLSWERRYNIITGVASALHYLHDEYDQRVVHRDLKTSNVMVDAGFNARLGDFGLARALDTDKTSYAEIELGGVPGTLGYIAPECFHTGKATRQSDVFGFGAVVLEVVCGRRPRCDVPGAQFLADWVWKLHGEGRILDAVDQRLAEGFDQGDAKRLLLLGLACSHPIPAERPKTDAIVQILSRSVAPPAVAPFKPAFVWPAGPIDEDENDDDDHGTSSRLSRTSTSMSLSMTSSHYASSSGVTPKRLSREGPAGGHPIAEV, via the exons ATGGCCGGTGGCGCACATTACTGCCTCCCCACCTTCGCCGTTTCCCTTCTGTTCCTCCTCGTCCTTCACCTGCCAACAACCCACTCCCTGTCGTCCGGCAACGTCCCCGTCTTCTTCCCCTCTTTCACCAACGTCGTCAATGGTACTGACGTCGTGCTCCTCAAGGACGCCGGTGTTGGCCAGGGAGCCCTTCAGATCACCCCCGACACCCTCAACCAGATCGGCTACCTAGCCAATAAGTCCGGCCGCGTTCTCCTCCCCATGCCATTCAAGCTATGGGAAGACGTTCCCGCGACGAACGGCACCAACGCCACCACCAGGTATGTGGCTTCCTTCAACACCACCTTCACCATCAACATCTACCGTCCCAACGGCACCACCCCCGGCGAGGGCTTCGCCTTTGTCATCGTGCCGTCCCTTGACGCCCCGCCCCCCGGGAGCGAGGGCCGCTACCTCGGGCTGACCAACGCCAGCCTCGATGGCGACCCCAGCAACCATCTGGTGGCCGTCGAGCTCGACACCGTGAAGGAGTCCTTCGACCCGGACGACAACCATGTCGGCCTCGATGTCAACAGCGTCGTCTCCAACGTCACCGCCAATCTGACCGCGTTCGGCATCGAGATCGCTCCCGTGAACGCCACCAACTACACCGTCTGGGTCGACTACGACGGAGCTGCCCGTCACATACGGGTCTACATGTCGGTCGCCGGCAAGCAGAAGCTATCTCTTCCCGTCTTGAGCGCTCCTCTCGACCTCAGTGATGTCGTGCTCCAGAACTCCTATTTCGGCTTCGCGGCCTCCACCGGAACCACCTACCAGCTCAACTGCGTGTTGGCATGGAATCTGACGGTAGAGAAGCtctccgacgacgacgacgggacTCCAGCATGGAAGCTTGGTGTCATCATCGCCGCACCTGTGGCGTTCGTGGCGTTGATGGTCGGGCTCGTGGTAGGCCTTTATATGAGGAGGAGAAAGGTGAGCGACGACCCGAGCATGCTGGTGGCGGGGACGCTGAAGAGCCTCCCGGGGACGCCGAGGGAGTTCGAGTTTCGAGAGCTGAGGAAGGCGACCAACAACTTCGACGAGAAGATGAAGCTGGGACAGGGGGGGTTCGGGGTGGTGTACAGAGGGGTGTTGCAGGGGGAGAACAAGGAGGTGGCGGTGAAGATGTTCTCCAGGGGCAGCCATGGCCAGGACGACTTCCTGAAGGAGCTCACCATCATTAATCGCCTGCGCCACAAGCATCTCGTCCCTCTCGtcg GATGGTGCCACACCAAAGGGATGCTGCTCCTGGTGTACGACTACATGCCCAACGGCAGCCTGGACCAGCACCTCCATGGCGGCCGCGACCGGCCGCTGCTCAGCTGGGAGCGGCGCTACAATATCATCACCGGCGTCGCCTCCGCCCTCCACTACCTCCACGATGAGTATGACCAGCGGGTGGTGCACCGAGACCTCAAGACCTCGAACGTCATGGTCGATGCCGGCTTCAACGCCCGCCTCGGCGACTTCGGCCTCGCCCGCGCTCTCGACACCGACAAGACCTCCTACGCCGAGATCGAGCTCGGCGGCGTCCCCGGCACGCTGGGCTACATCGCTCCCGAGTGCTTTCACACCGGCAAGGCCACCCGCCAGTCCGACGTCTTCGGCTTCGGCGCCGTCGTCCTCGAGGTCGTCTGCGGCCGCCGGCCCCGCTGCGACGTCCCGGGCGCCCAGTTCCTCGCCGACTGGGTGTGGAAGCTCCACGGCGAGGGCCGCATCCTCGACGCTGTGGACCAGCGCCTCGCTGAGGGCTTCGATCAGGGCGATGCCAagcgcctcctcctcctcggcctcgCCTGCAGCCACCCCATCCCGGCGGAGCGCCCCAAGACCGATGCCATCGTCCAGATCCTCTCCCGTTCAGTGGCGCCACCGGCGGTGGCGCCGTTCAAGCCGGCGTTCGTGTGGCCGGCAGGGccgatcgacgaggacgagaacgacgacgacgaccatGGCACGTCGAGCAGGTTGAGCAGGACCTCGACGAGCATGAGCCTGAGCATGACGTCGTCCCACTATGCGTCATCATCCGGGGTGACGCCAAAGCGCCTCAGCCGAGAGGGACCCGCAGGAGGGCATCCAATCGCAGAGGTCTGA